A single window of Gemmatimonadaceae bacterium DNA harbors:
- the recO gene encoding DNA repair protein RecO: MPLLVSDAIVLHAFDYLESSRILRLATREGGVRSAIAKGARRSQRRFGSALDLFAQGSAQLSTKPGRDLDTLASFDVAWSRPALATDLGRFTGASAIAELVLHFSSDHADPALFDAVAGALDAITGAEPARALQATLAGAWQVIGALGFTPSLMDCADCHAPLDDHDAATFSHAAGGVLCARCARLSPGGRRMPLPARRALAAWAAGEEGAPLEPADARAHQRLLREFLLHHVVDGRPLRAFAVWEQGHWGAA, encoded by the coding sequence ATGCCCCTCCTGGTGAGCGATGCCATCGTCCTCCATGCGTTCGACTATCTCGAGTCGTCACGCATCTTGCGGCTCGCCACCCGCGAAGGCGGCGTGCGGTCGGCCATCGCCAAGGGTGCCCGGCGCTCGCAGCGGCGGTTCGGCAGCGCGCTCGATCTGTTCGCGCAGGGCAGCGCGCAGCTGTCCACCAAACCCGGCCGCGACCTCGACACCCTGGCCAGCTTCGACGTCGCCTGGTCGCGGCCGGCGCTCGCCACCGACCTCGGCCGGTTTACCGGGGCGTCGGCCATCGCCGAGCTGGTGCTGCACTTCTCCTCCGATCACGCCGATCCCGCGCTGTTCGACGCCGTGGCCGGCGCCCTCGACGCCATCACCGGGGCCGAGCCCGCCCGTGCGCTCCAGGCCACCCTCGCCGGCGCCTGGCAGGTGATCGGAGCGCTCGGCTTCACGCCCTCGCTGATGGACTGCGCCGACTGCCACGCGCCCCTCGACGACCACGACGCGGCCACCTTCAGCCACGCCGCCGGCGGCGTGCTGTGCGCCCGCTGCGCCCGCCTCTCGCCGGGCGGTCGCCGCATGCCGCTGCCGGCCCGGCGCGCCCTCGCCGCGTGGGCCGCCGGCGAAGAGGGCGCGCCGCTGGAGCCCGCCGATGCGCGCGCCCACCAACGGCTCCTGCGGGAGTTCCTGCTCCATCACGTGGTGGACGGGCGGCCCCTCCGCGCCTTCGCCGTGTGGGAACAGGGCCACTGGGGCGCCGCATGA
- a CDS encoding ABC transporter ATP-binding protein: MIAFERVVVRYRGADRDAVHDVSLEARRGRMTAIVGPNGSGKSTLVRVLLGRQPLVSGRVLLDDRDLRTLSRTDVARRVAVVTQREELAFPPPVREYLALGRFPHRGARRAGAAADRDAMERAVALAAVRPLLDRTVDTLSGGEWQRVRIARALVQGGDALVLDEPTTYLDIAHEMEAFELLAQLAHDGMAVLLVSHQLNLVARFAQHLVLLHGGRVAASGTPDDVMRGEVLERVYGWPLVVTRDPAVGAPALVPLRGRPRAAPPYTHRPSDP; the protein is encoded by the coding sequence GTGATCGCCTTCGAACGCGTGGTCGTGCGCTATCGCGGCGCCGATCGCGATGCCGTGCACGACGTGAGCCTCGAGGCGCGGCGCGGACGCATGACCGCCATCGTCGGCCCCAACGGCAGCGGCAAGAGCACGCTCGTGCGCGTGCTCCTTGGCCGCCAGCCGCTGGTGTCGGGGCGCGTGTTGTTGGACGACCGCGACCTGCGGACCCTGTCGCGCACCGACGTCGCGCGCCGCGTGGCCGTGGTCACGCAGCGCGAGGAGTTGGCGTTCCCGCCGCCGGTGCGCGAGTACCTGGCGCTCGGGCGGTTCCCGCACCGCGGCGCCCGGCGCGCCGGCGCCGCCGCCGATCGCGACGCCATGGAGCGCGCCGTGGCCCTCGCCGCCGTGCGTCCGCTGCTCGATCGCACCGTGGACACGCTCTCCGGCGGCGAATGGCAGCGCGTGCGCATCGCGCGCGCGTTGGTGCAGGGCGGCGATGCCCTCGTGCTCGACGAGCCCACCACGTATCTGGACATCGCGCACGAGATGGAGGCCTTCGAGTTGCTGGCGCAGCTGGCGCACGACGGCATGGCAGTCTTGCTGGTGAGCCACCAGCTGAATCTCGTGGCTCGGTTTGCGCAGCACCTGGTGTTGTTGCACGGCGGGCGCGTGGCAGCGTCGGGGACGCCCGACGACGTCATGCGGGGCGAAGTGCTCGAGCGCGTGTACGGGTGGCCACTCGTGGTCACGCGCGATCCCGCCGTGGGCGCACCAGCGCTCGTGCCGTTGCGCGGACGTCCGCGCGCGGCTCCCCCATACACCCATCGCCCCTCCGATCCATGA
- the selB gene encoding selenocysteine-specific translation elongation factor produces the protein MIIGTAGHIDHGKTTLVRALTGVDTDRLPEEKRRGITIELGFAPLALDGVGTVGVVDVPGHEAFVRTMLAGAAGIDVGLLVVAADDGVRPQTREHLAILDVLGIQGGVIALTKCDLVEDDWIALVEEDLRALVGGTPFSAAPIIRVSPGDEPALAALRAALARAALAAPARDADDLFRLPVDRVFTVRGTGTVVTGTAWSGSVSRDAEVRILPSGRIARTRAIQTHGAAVDRALPGQRIALALAGVDVADVHRGDVIVADRAWEASAVVRADASLLPDVPRPLGPRTAVRFHLGTTEVGARVVTAGGPLEPGQTKPVRLMLDAPVVARAGDRFVLRLASPVATIGGGVVTDPHAQRRCKPFAAPDLPPGPRLARLLVEAGAQGVALASLPVRLGVNPRGVPSLLREVSAVEAPGSDRALSPDVFASEGGRVQEFLDRFHRAHPLAFGASLQEVRSRLKVPPAFTEALVARGVANGSLEIEGAEIRRAGWAPTPTEAQRKTLNAMLQRLAEAGWEPPSVAELTAEFGAGAPDIIRLAERSGEVVQVDVERYYTASNLKQLLDKIGALMTPGKEVVPAEMRESLGLTRKYLIPLLEYCDRVGLTARRPAGRFWNGLNGVA, from the coding sequence ATGATCATCGGCACCGCCGGCCACATCGACCACGGCAAGACCACCCTCGTGCGCGCCCTCACCGGCGTGGACACCGATCGGCTTCCGGAAGAGAAGCGCCGCGGCATCACCATCGAGTTGGGATTCGCGCCGCTCGCGCTGGACGGCGTCGGCACGGTCGGCGTCGTGGACGTGCCCGGCCACGAGGCCTTCGTGCGCACCATGCTCGCCGGCGCCGCCGGAATCGACGTGGGCCTGCTCGTGGTCGCGGCCGACGACGGCGTGCGGCCGCAGACCCGGGAGCACCTGGCCATTCTCGACGTGCTCGGCATCCAGGGCGGCGTGATCGCCCTCACCAAGTGCGATCTCGTGGAAGACGACTGGATCGCCCTCGTGGAAGAGGACCTGCGCGCCCTCGTCGGGGGAACGCCGTTCTCGGCGGCCCCGATCATCCGTGTGTCGCCCGGCGACGAGCCCGCGCTCGCCGCGCTCCGCGCCGCGCTCGCTCGCGCCGCGCTCGCTGCGCCCGCTCGCGACGCCGACGATCTGTTCCGCCTCCCGGTGGACCGCGTGTTCACGGTGCGCGGCACGGGCACCGTCGTCACCGGCACCGCCTGGAGTGGGTCGGTCTCGCGCGACGCGGAAGTCCGCATTCTGCCCTCCGGCCGCATCGCCCGCACGCGCGCCATCCAGACCCACGGTGCGGCCGTCGACCGCGCCCTCCCCGGCCAGCGCATTGCCCTCGCCCTGGCCGGCGTCGACGTGGCCGACGTCCACCGCGGCGACGTGATCGTCGCCGATCGCGCGTGGGAGGCCTCCGCGGTGGTGCGGGCCGACGCGTCGCTCCTCCCCGACGTGCCCCGGCCATTGGGGCCACGTACCGCCGTGCGCTTCCACCTCGGAACCACCGAGGTCGGCGCTCGGGTGGTCACCGCGGGAGGTCCCTTGGAGCCGGGCCAGACCAAGCCCGTGCGTCTGATGCTCGATGCCCCGGTCGTGGCCAGGGCGGGAGACCGCTTCGTGCTCCGGTTGGCGTCGCCGGTCGCGACCATCGGCGGCGGTGTCGTCACCGACCCGCACGCGCAACGCCGATGCAAGCCGTTCGCCGCACCGGACCTGCCGCCGGGCCCGCGGCTTGCCCGACTCCTCGTCGAGGCGGGCGCGCAGGGCGTCGCGTTGGCGTCGCTGCCGGTTCGGCTGGGCGTCAACCCGCGCGGCGTGCCGTCGCTCCTGCGCGAGGTGTCGGCCGTCGAGGCACCGGGGAGCGACCGGGCGCTGTCGCCCGACGTATTCGCGTCGGAGGGTGGTCGGGTGCAGGAGTTCCTGGACCGGTTCCATCGCGCGCATCCGCTGGCGTTCGGCGCGTCGCTGCAGGAAGTGCGCAGCCGGCTCAAGGTGCCGCCTGCGTTCACCGAAGCGCTCGTGGCGCGCGGGGTCGCCAACGGCAGCCTCGAAATCGAGGGTGCCGAGATTCGGCGGGCCGGGTGGGCGCCCACGCCCACCGAAGCGCAGCGAAAGACCCTGAACGCGATGCTTCAGCGGTTGGCCGAGGCGGGCTGGGAACCACCGTCGGTCGCGGAGTTGACGGCCGAGTTCGGCGCTGGAGCGCCGGACATCATTCGACTGGCAGAGCGATCTGGTGAAGTCGTGCAAGTCGATGTAGAACGGTATTATACGGCGTCTAATCTCAAGCAACTTCTTGATAAGATCGGTGCCTTGATGACGCCCGGGAAAGAGGTCGTGCCCGCGGAGATGCGAGAGTCGCTGGGGCTCACGCGCAAGTATCTCATCCCATTGCTGGAGTATTGCGATCGCGTCGGGCTGACCGCGCGACGGCCGGCCGGGAGGTTCTGGAACGGGCTTAACGGCGTCGCGTAA
- a CDS encoding helical backbone metal receptor — protein MRLRAALAVAPFVFAACSRPAHQPARAHAPVIDVDDFGDTLRAPAVPPARIVSLNPTTTEIVFAIGAGARLAGRSQWDSWPDSARRVPSLGAAVRPNVEAVLAARPDLVLLYASADDRPAAARLRQAGIPVAAWRIDRIDDFRRAVRDLGALLGDSARAATVVDSVDRTLARVRAATASLPRVSVFMPTWENPVIAIGGGSFLDELITIAGGRNIYADLAAPSPTVALEDVVRRDPDVVITSPDGRARILADPLWRGLRAVRAGRVYAYDTTVVGRPSVVLGAAAVSIARLLHPGILP, from the coding sequence TTGCGTCTCCGCGCCGCGCTCGCCGTCGCTCCGTTCGTCTTCGCTGCCTGCTCCCGCCCGGCGCATCAGCCGGCGCGCGCCCACGCGCCGGTCATCGACGTCGATGATTTCGGCGATACCCTCCGCGCGCCGGCCGTGCCCCCCGCCCGCATCGTATCGCTCAATCCCACCACCACCGAGATCGTGTTCGCGATCGGCGCCGGCGCGCGCCTCGCCGGTCGCTCGCAGTGGGACTCGTGGCCCGACTCGGCGCGCCGGGTGCCCAGCCTCGGCGCCGCCGTCCGCCCCAACGTCGAGGCCGTGCTCGCCGCGCGCCCCGATCTCGTGCTGCTCTACGCCAGCGCCGACGATCGGCCCGCCGCCGCGCGCCTGCGCCAGGCCGGCATTCCCGTGGCCGCGTGGCGCATCGACCGCATCGACGACTTCCGGCGCGCCGTTCGCGATCTGGGCGCGCTGCTCGGCGATTCCGCGCGCGCCGCGACCGTCGTCGATTCGGTGGATCGCACCCTCGCCCGGGTGCGCGCCGCCACGGCGTCGCTGCCGCGCGTGTCGGTGTTCATGCCCACCTGGGAGAATCCCGTCATCGCCATCGGCGGCGGGAGCTTTCTCGACGAACTGATCACGATCGCCGGCGGGCGGAACATCTATGCCGATCTCGCCGCGCCGTCGCCCACCGTCGCGCTCGAAGACGTCGTGCGCCGCGACCCCGACGTCGTGATCACCAGTCCCGACGGCCGTGCCCGGATCCTCGCCGATCCGCTCTGGCGCGGCCTCCGCGCCGTGCGCGCCGGCCGCGTGTATGCGTACGACACCACCGTGGTCGGCCGGCCGTCGGTGGTGCTCGGAGCCGCCGCCGTCTCGATCGCGCGGCTGCTCCATCCCGGCATCCTGCCGTGA
- a CDS encoding iron ABC transporter permease, which translates to MTRRAGRWAAALGVLVVLMLLSVALGAVRLSPADTVRALLGRGDPTVITIVRVLRMPRMALAVLLGAGLGISGASLQGVMRNPLAEPYLLGVSGGAAVGAVIAVSLGAAAGLVPIAAFLGAIAAVSVAFLVAQAAPGRGDSRVLLMAGVIVGAFANAAIMLLLANADADTVRGALWWMMGSVGDAAWGQVGWLALYVSVGGGLLVAWAREIDILALGEDAAAGLGLDADRAARRVYLVASLVAAATVAAAGLVGFVGLVVPHIARRMGAGGHRAVILGSAVIGAALVVAADLIARVALPPAELPLGAVTAIIGVPFFLVQLRRLR; encoded by the coding sequence GTGACGCGGCGCGCCGGTCGATGGGCCGCGGCGCTGGGCGTCCTGGTCGTGCTCATGCTCCTGTCCGTGGCGCTGGGCGCCGTGCGCCTGTCGCCCGCCGACACCGTGCGCGCCCTCCTGGGCCGCGGAGATCCCACCGTCATCACGATCGTCCGCGTGCTGCGCATGCCCCGCATGGCGCTCGCCGTCCTGCTCGGGGCCGGCCTCGGCATCAGCGGCGCGTCGCTGCAGGGCGTGATGCGCAATCCGCTGGCCGAGCCGTACCTGCTCGGCGTATCGGGCGGGGCCGCCGTGGGCGCCGTGATCGCCGTGTCGTTGGGCGCGGCGGCGGGGCTCGTGCCCATCGCCGCGTTTCTCGGGGCAATCGCCGCCGTCTCGGTGGCGTTCCTCGTGGCGCAGGCGGCGCCGGGACGTGGCGATTCGCGCGTGCTGCTCATGGCCGGCGTCATCGTCGGCGCGTTCGCCAACGCGGCGATCATGCTCCTCCTGGCCAACGCCGACGCCGACACCGTGCGCGGAGCCCTCTGGTGGATGATGGGTTCGGTGGGCGATGCCGCGTGGGGGCAGGTGGGCTGGCTCGCGCTCTACGTGAGCGTGGGCGGCGGCCTGCTCGTGGCCTGGGCGCGCGAGATCGACATTCTCGCCCTCGGCGAAGACGCCGCCGCCGGGCTCGGACTGGACGCCGACCGCGCGGCGCGGCGCGTGTACCTCGTCGCGTCGCTCGTCGCGGCCGCTACGGTGGCCGCGGCCGGCCTCGTGGGCTTCGTGGGGCTGGTCGTGCCGCACATCGCCCGCCGCATGGGCGCCGGCGGCCACCGCGCCGTGATCCTCGGCAGCGCCGTGATCGGCGCCGCGCTCGTGGTGGCTGCCGATCTCATCGCCCGCGTGGCGCTCCCGCCCGCCGAGCTGCCGCTCGGCGCGGTCACGGCGATCATCGGCGTGCCGTTCTTCCTCGTCCAGCTCCGGAGGTTGCGGTGA
- a CDS encoding TonB-dependent receptor yields the protein MNRFRSSLCPWLVALATPVLAQAQTRDTVHVTPVVTTATRIPLDPRDVPASVTVITGAQLRAMGITSVADALLGTPSAAIAQTGGFGGVTSLFLRGGESRYVKVLIDGVPVNDPGGTFDFSTLTTDNIDRIEILRGPASVLYGADAVAGVIQIFTRAGHAAPRITVSARGGTYGTGDASVAVRGGTPSGGGAQADYSIAASRHQTNGIYDYNNRFTENVVSGLASFAPDAADAVHLSLRYTDSRYHYPTNSAGTELDHNAFASGDRIVLGARFGHSFSRVAALTVTASSDETNGGTTDQPDTTGGDLYLSLDDVRRHSVDARLNLRDPGGRAVATVGAALEGEDENSQSQGSFSGYPFTSAFAAYRASRAGYAQLLWTGVPRLTMVAGARVDDNQQFGAFGTYRAGANYRAATGTRLRASAGTAFSEPTFYENFSTGYVTGNPSLRPEHAQSWEAAVEQDFLDRRLTVGITLFSQQFRDMIDYTGGTTACGFSYCNVARARASGVEYQATAAVSPALSASFGFTHLDTRVLTAGFDTTSGGLYHLGQPLIRRPATSWNAALASRLGGQGTLDARFTYVGPRADRDFRSYPALDVTLPSYLRVDLGGTLNLAAWSAAGDAALTLHVENLTGVTYQSVFNFRSPGRTILTGVRFTM from the coding sequence ATGAACCGGTTCAGGTCCAGCCTGTGCCCGTGGCTCGTCGCGCTGGCCACCCCTGTGCTCGCCCAGGCACAGACGCGCGACACGGTCCACGTCACGCCCGTCGTCACCACCGCCACGCGCATTCCCCTCGACCCGCGCGACGTCCCCGCGTCGGTCACCGTCATCACCGGCGCGCAACTGCGCGCCATGGGCATCACCTCCGTGGCCGACGCGCTCCTCGGCACGCCCAGCGCGGCCATCGCCCAGACCGGAGGGTTCGGCGGCGTCACGTCGTTGTTCCTCCGCGGCGGCGAGAGCCGGTACGTGAAGGTGCTCATCGATGGCGTGCCGGTGAACGATCCCGGCGGCACGTTCGATTTCAGCACCCTCACCACCGACAACATCGATCGCATCGAGATCCTGCGCGGACCGGCCAGCGTGCTGTATGGCGCCGACGCCGTGGCCGGCGTGATCCAGATCTTCACCCGCGCCGGCCACGCCGCGCCGCGCATCACCGTGAGCGCTCGCGGCGGCACGTACGGCACCGGCGATGCGTCGGTCGCCGTGCGCGGCGGCACGCCGTCCGGCGGCGGCGCCCAGGCCGACTATTCGATCGCCGCCTCGCGCCACCAGACCAACGGCATCTACGATTACAACAATCGCTTCACCGAGAACGTGGTCAGCGGACTCGCGTCGTTCGCCCCCGACGCCGCCGACGCCGTGCATCTGTCGCTGCGCTATACCGATTCGCGTTACCACTACCCCACCAACAGCGCCGGCACGGAACTCGATCACAATGCCTTCGCCTCGGGCGATCGCATCGTGCTCGGCGCGCGGTTTGGGCATTCCTTCTCGCGCGTCGCCGCGCTCACCGTCACCGCGTCGTCGGACGAGACCAACGGCGGCACCACCGACCAGCCCGACACCACGGGCGGCGACCTCTATCTCTCGCTCGACGATGTGCGGCGCCACAGCGTGGACGCGCGCCTGAACCTCCGCGATCCCGGCGGTCGCGCCGTGGCCACCGTCGGCGCCGCGCTCGAAGGCGAGGACGAGAATTCCCAGAGCCAGGGCTCGTTCAGCGGCTACCCGTTCACCTCCGCCTTCGCGGCGTACCGCGCCAGTCGCGCCGGCTACGCGCAGCTCCTCTGGACCGGCGTGCCGCGGCTGACGATGGTCGCCGGCGCCCGCGTGGACGACAACCAGCAGTTCGGCGCCTTCGGCACCTACCGCGCCGGCGCCAACTACCGCGCCGCCACCGGCACCAGGCTCCGGGCCAGCGCCGGCACCGCGTTCAGCGAACCGACGTTCTACGAGAACTTCTCCACGGGATACGTGACCGGGAATCCGTCCCTCCGCCCCGAACACGCCCAGTCGTGGGAAGCGGCCGTGGAGCAGGACTTCCTCGATCGCCGGCTCACCGTGGGCATCACCCTGTTCTCCCAGCAGTTCCGCGACATGATCGACTACACCGGCGGCACCACCGCGTGCGGGTTCAGCTACTGCAATGTGGCCCGTGCCCGCGCGTCGGGCGTCGAATACCAGGCCACCGCCGCGGTGTCGCCGGCGCTGTCGGCGTCGTTCGGGTTCACGCATCTCGACACGCGCGTCCTCACCGCCGGGTTCGACACCACCTCGGGCGGGTTGTACCATCTGGGCCAACCACTCATCCGCCGGCCGGCCACCAGCTGGAACGCCGCCCTCGCGTCGCGCCTCGGCGGGCAGGGAACGCTCGATGCCCGATTCACGTATGTGGGCCCGCGTGCCGACCGCGACTTCCGCTCCTACCCGGCCCTCGACGTCACGCTGCCGTCGTACCTGCGCGTGGACCTGGGCGGCACGCTCAACCTGGCCGCGTGGTCGGCCGCCGGCGACGCCGCGCTCACGTTGCACGTCGAGAACCTGACCGGCGTCACGTACCAGTCGGTCTTCAACTTCCGATCCCCCGGACGCACCATCCTCACGGGCGTTCGGTTCACCATGTGA